The following proteins are encoded in a genomic region of Hydra vulgaris chromosome 05, alternate assembly HydraT2T_AEP:
- the LOC136080676 gene encoding uncharacterized protein LOC136080676 isoform X6, with protein sequence MSKVSQVDITIGSCQVFNITVCEGSSKIIACPKSSIIKIETAMYGCLSTQKCPNNSESNLVFLKSSNIAYIIQELCDGNSSCFIQSNNNSSGGDPCPGIKKYMSIKYMCYPEAECDAFLQEKDTFIKNGSLVAVLKTISKVYYVSFEIKPTEFYINYTSVIHITTGNNTLNYGSRNPAVFFLKNGNGSVHVCSALNSSINVCKNTSPIHLGNWSSIKISQNLFQAKHIYSIQLNNESILNVENTDARTFLNVSVYILDPWYIAQPGLIRKVVITNEYPVSWVQWSPWSVCNSSLGIINRSRGCNISNTMKWCCGDNYEEKQCFTFWSQWSSWSICNGTYRFSNRIRECNVSNAGDWCQGIGSEEIECFAFWTQWSTWSNCNDSYGFMNRTRACNASNTMEWCLGNNFELVECFAFWTEWSNWSSCNGSYGYINRTRECNASNHIDKCFGKTCEVMDCFVFWTQWSNWTSCNSSNGLINRTRECLVSNTSNWCDGEMLQVTECSEMWSSWSECSVTCGRGNKTSYLLKGKERVESCGTYNCPVIGVWSNWKNLDCSKTCGGGIKTFSRTCDSPYPAYGGQSCMGTSNYTEDCHSDIICPVNGYWSAWSSWSLCTQPCDGGVISRFRSCNNPKPNYRGLPCYGNTIDTVNCSWISCTLVNMNLVSFFTDENYIEQYSDSTSDPSNELKKRIQKAISNLYNQYKKNGGFIIALNSMRNDDGSNP encoded by the exons TCACAGTATGCGAAGGATCTTCAAAAATAATAGCCTGTCCAAAAagttctataataaaaattgaaactgcAATGTATGGTTGTCTGAGCACTCAAAAATGTCCAAACAATAGTGAATcgaatttggtttttttaaagtcatcaaACATTGCTTATATAATTCAAGAGTTGTGTGATGGAAATAGCAGTTGTTTTATTCAATCTAACAATAACAGTTCTGGTGGTGATCCTTGTCCGGgcattaaaaagtatatgtCTATCAAGTATATGTGTTATCCAGAAGCTGAATGTG aTGCATTCTTACAGGAAAaagatacttttattaaaaatggaaGTTTGGTTGCAgtgttaaaaacaattagtaAAGTATACTATGTGTCTTTTGAAATAAAGCCTACTGAGTTTTATATCAATTATACAAGTGTCATTCATATAACTACTGGAAACAATACTTTGAATTATGGGAGTCGCAACCCAGccgtattttttttaaagaatggaAATGGAAGTGTTCATGTTTGTTCTGCTTTAAACAGCAGTATAAATGTATGCAAAAACACAAGTCCAATACATCTTGGGAATTGGTCATCAATTAAAATATCACAAAATTTGTTTCAAGCAAAACATATTTATTCTATTCAACTCAATAATGAgagtattttaaatgttgaaaatacaGATGCCcgaacatttttaaatgttagtgTGTATATTTTAGATCCCTGGTATATTGCTCAACCTGGATTAATTAGAAAAGTTGTAATAACAAATGAATATCCTG tgTCTTGGGTACAGTGGAGTCCATGGTCAGTTTGCAATAGTTCTTTAGGAATAATAAATAGAAGTAGAGGatgtaatatttcaaatactATGAAATGGTGTTGTGGTGACAACTATGaagaaaaacaatgtttta caTTTTGGTCCCAATGGAGCAGTTGGTCAATTTGTAATGGTACCTATAGATTTTCAAACAGAATAAGAGAGTGTAACGTTTCAAATGCAGGAGACTGGTGTCAAGGTATTGGCTCCGAAGAAATAGAATgctttg ctTTTTGGACACAATGGAGCACTTGGTCAAACTGTAATGACTCCTATGGATTTATGAACAGGACAAGAGCTTGTAATGCTTCCAATACTATGGAGTGGTGTCTTGGTAACAACTTTGAACTGGTAGAGTGCTTTG CCTTTTGGACCGAATGGAGCAATTGGTCAAGCTGCAATGGTTCTTATGGATATATAAACAGAACAAGGGAGTGTAATGCTTCAAATCATATAGATAAATGTTTTGGCAAAACTTGCGAAGTAATGGATTGCTTTG ttttttggacACAATGGAGTAATTGGACTTCATGTAATAGCTCTAATGGACTTATAAACAGAACAAGGGAGTGTCTTGTTTCAAATACCAGTAATTGGTGTGATGGTGAAATGTTGCAAGTAACAGAATGCTCTG aaatgtgGTCATCATGGAGTGAGTGTTCTGTAACATGTGGAAGGGGTAATAAAACGAGCTATTTATTAAAAGGGAAAGAAAGAGTTGAGTCTTGTGGAACATATAACTGCCCAG TGATTGGGGTGTGGAGTAATTGGAAAAATCTTGATTGCTCAAAGACATGTGGTGGTGGAATAAAAACCTTCAGCAGAACTTGTGATAGTCCTTATCCTGCCTATGGTGGTCAAAGTTGTATGGGTACTAGTAATTACACAGAAGATTGTCATAGTGATATAATTTGCCCAG tAAATGGATATTGGTCAGCATGGTCATCTTGGTCATTGTGTACTCAACCATGTGATGGGGGTGTAATTTCTCGATTTCGAAGCTGTAATAATCCTAAACCAAATTATCGGGGTCTGCCTTGCTATGGGAACACTATTGACACAGTTAATTGTTCTTGGATAAGTTGCACgc ttgtgAATATGAACTTGGTCAGTTTTTTCACGGATGAAAACTATATTGAGCAATATTCTGACTCAACAAGTGATCCTTctaatgaacttaaaaaaagaattcaaaaagcA ATTTCTAATCTTTACAATCAATACAAAAAGAATGGTGGTTTTATTATTGCATTGAATTCTATGAG
- the LOC136080676 gene encoding A disintegrin and metalloproteinase with thrombospondin motifs adt-1-like isoform X2, producing MLQVDITIGSCQVFNITVCEGSSKIIACPKSSIIKIETAMYGCLSTQKCPNNSESNLVFLKSSNIAYIIQELCDGNSSCFIQSNNNSSGGDPCPGIKKYMSIKYMCYPEAECDAFLQEKDTFIKNGSLVAVLKTISKVYYVSFEIKPTEFYINYTSVIHITTGNNTLNYGSRNPAVFFLKNGNGSVHVCSALNSSINVCKNTSPIHLGNWSSIKISQNLFQAKHIYSIQLNNESILNVENTDARTFLNVSVYILDPWYIAQPGLIRKVVITNEYPVSWVQWSPWSVCNSSLGIINRSRGCNISNTMKWCCGDNYEEKQCFKFWTQWSSWSHCNDSFGFIQRTRDCNVSNDLGWCYGNNSEVMECFSFWSQWSSWSICNGTYRFSNRIRECNVSNAGDWCQGIGSEEIECFAFWTQWSTWSNCNDSYGFMNRTRACNASNTMEWCLGNNFELVECFAFWTEWSNWSSCNGSYGYINRTRECNASNHIDKCFGKTCEVMDCFVFWTQWSNWTSCNSSNGLINRTRECLVSNTSNWCDGEMLQVTECSEMWSSWSECSVTCGRGNKTSYLLKGKERVESCGTYNCPVIGVWSNWKNLDCSKTCGGGIKTFSRTCDSPYPAYGGQSCMGTSNYTEDCHSDIICPVNGYWSAWSSWSLCTQPCDGGVISRFRSCNNPKPNYRGLPCYGNTIDTVNCSWISCTLVNMNLVSFFTDENYIEQYSDSTSDPSNELKKRIQKAISNLYNQYKKNGGFIIALNSMRNDDGSNP from the exons TCACAGTATGCGAAGGATCTTCAAAAATAATAGCCTGTCCAAAAagttctataataaaaattgaaactgcAATGTATGGTTGTCTGAGCACTCAAAAATGTCCAAACAATAGTGAATcgaatttggtttttttaaagtcatcaaACATTGCTTATATAATTCAAGAGTTGTGTGATGGAAATAGCAGTTGTTTTATTCAATCTAACAATAACAGTTCTGGTGGTGATCCTTGTCCGGgcattaaaaagtatatgtCTATCAAGTATATGTGTTATCCAGAAGCTGAATGTG aTGCATTCTTACAGGAAAaagatacttttattaaaaatggaaGTTTGGTTGCAgtgttaaaaacaattagtaAAGTATACTATGTGTCTTTTGAAATAAAGCCTACTGAGTTTTATATCAATTATACAAGTGTCATTCATATAACTACTGGAAACAATACTTTGAATTATGGGAGTCGCAACCCAGccgtattttttttaaagaatggaAATGGAAGTGTTCATGTTTGTTCTGCTTTAAACAGCAGTATAAATGTATGCAAAAACACAAGTCCAATACATCTTGGGAATTGGTCATCAATTAAAATATCACAAAATTTGTTTCAAGCAAAACATATTTATTCTATTCAACTCAATAATGAgagtattttaaatgttgaaaatacaGATGCCcgaacatttttaaatgttagtgTGTATATTTTAGATCCCTGGTATATTGCTCAACCTGGATTAATTAGAAAAGTTGTAATAACAAATGAATATCCTG tgTCTTGGGTACAGTGGAGTCCATGGTCAGTTTGCAATAGTTCTTTAGGAATAATAAATAGAAGTAGAGGatgtaatatttcaaatactATGAAATGGTGTTGTGGTGACAACTATGaagaaaaacaatgtttta AATTTTGGACACAATGGAGCAGTTGGTCACACTGTAATGATTCTTTTGGATTTATACAAAGAACGAGAGATTGCAATGTTTCAAATGATTTAGGCTGGTGTTATGGTAATAACTCTGAAGTCATGGAGTGCTTTT caTTTTGGTCCCAATGGAGCAGTTGGTCAATTTGTAATGGTACCTATAGATTTTCAAACAGAATAAGAGAGTGTAACGTTTCAAATGCAGGAGACTGGTGTCAAGGTATTGGCTCCGAAGAAATAGAATgctttg ctTTTTGGACACAATGGAGCACTTGGTCAAACTGTAATGACTCCTATGGATTTATGAACAGGACAAGAGCTTGTAATGCTTCCAATACTATGGAGTGGTGTCTTGGTAACAACTTTGAACTGGTAGAGTGCTTTG CCTTTTGGACCGAATGGAGCAATTGGTCAAGCTGCAATGGTTCTTATGGATATATAAACAGAACAAGGGAGTGTAATGCTTCAAATCATATAGATAAATGTTTTGGCAAAACTTGCGAAGTAATGGATTGCTTTG ttttttggacACAATGGAGTAATTGGACTTCATGTAATAGCTCTAATGGACTTATAAACAGAACAAGGGAGTGTCTTGTTTCAAATACCAGTAATTGGTGTGATGGTGAAATGTTGCAAGTAACAGAATGCTCTG aaatgtgGTCATCATGGAGTGAGTGTTCTGTAACATGTGGAAGGGGTAATAAAACGAGCTATTTATTAAAAGGGAAAGAAAGAGTTGAGTCTTGTGGAACATATAACTGCCCAG TGATTGGGGTGTGGAGTAATTGGAAAAATCTTGATTGCTCAAAGACATGTGGTGGTGGAATAAAAACCTTCAGCAGAACTTGTGATAGTCCTTATCCTGCCTATGGTGGTCAAAGTTGTATGGGTACTAGTAATTACACAGAAGATTGTCATAGTGATATAATTTGCCCAG tAAATGGATATTGGTCAGCATGGTCATCTTGGTCATTGTGTACTCAACCATGTGATGGGGGTGTAATTTCTCGATTTCGAAGCTGTAATAATCCTAAACCAAATTATCGGGGTCTGCCTTGCTATGGGAACACTATTGACACAGTTAATTGTTCTTGGATAAGTTGCACgc ttgtgAATATGAACTTGGTCAGTTTTTTCACGGATGAAAACTATATTGAGCAATATTCTGACTCAACAAGTGATCCTTctaatgaacttaaaaaaagaattcaaaaagcA ATTTCTAATCTTTACAATCAATACAAAAAGAATGGTGGTTTTATTATTGCATTGAATTCTATGAG
- the LOC136080676 gene encoding uncharacterized protein LOC136080676 isoform X7 codes for MLQVDITIGSCQVFNITVCEGSSKIIACPKSSIIKIETAMYGCLSTQKCPNNSESNLVFLKSSNIAYIIQELCDGNSSCFIQSNNNSSGGDPCPGIKKYMSIKYMCYPEAECDAFLQEKDTFIKNGSLVAVLKTISKVYYVSFEIKPTEFYINYTSVIHITTGNNTLNYGSRNPAVFFLKNGNGSVHVCSALNSSINVCKNTSPIHLGNWSSIKISQNLFQAKHIYSIQLNNESILNVENTDARTFLNVSVYILDPWYIAQPGLIRKVVITNEYPVSWVQWSPWSVCNSSLGIINRSRGCNISNTMKWCCGDNYEEKQCFTFWSQWSSWSICNGTYRFSNRIRECNVSNAGDWCQGIGSEEIECFAFWTQWSTWSNCNDSYGFMNRTRACNASNTMEWCLGNNFELVECFAFWTEWSNWSSCNGSYGYINRTRECNASNHIDKCFGKTCEVMDCFVFWTQWSNWTSCNSSNGLINRTRECLVSNTSNWCDGEMLQVTECSEMWSSWSECSVTCGRGNKTSYLLKGKERVESCGTYNCPVIGVWSNWKNLDCSKTCGGGIKTFSRTCDSPYPAYGGQSCMGTSNYTEDCHSDIICPVNGYWSAWSSWSLCTQPCDGGVISRFRSCNNPKPNYRGLPCYGNTIDTVNCSWISCTLVNMNLVSFFTDENYIEQYSDSTSDPSNELKKRIQKAISNLYNQYKKNGGFIIALNSMRNDDGSNP; via the exons TCACAGTATGCGAAGGATCTTCAAAAATAATAGCCTGTCCAAAAagttctataataaaaattgaaactgcAATGTATGGTTGTCTGAGCACTCAAAAATGTCCAAACAATAGTGAATcgaatttggtttttttaaagtcatcaaACATTGCTTATATAATTCAAGAGTTGTGTGATGGAAATAGCAGTTGTTTTATTCAATCTAACAATAACAGTTCTGGTGGTGATCCTTGTCCGGgcattaaaaagtatatgtCTATCAAGTATATGTGTTATCCAGAAGCTGAATGTG aTGCATTCTTACAGGAAAaagatacttttattaaaaatggaaGTTTGGTTGCAgtgttaaaaacaattagtaAAGTATACTATGTGTCTTTTGAAATAAAGCCTACTGAGTTTTATATCAATTATACAAGTGTCATTCATATAACTACTGGAAACAATACTTTGAATTATGGGAGTCGCAACCCAGccgtattttttttaaagaatggaAATGGAAGTGTTCATGTTTGTTCTGCTTTAAACAGCAGTATAAATGTATGCAAAAACACAAGTCCAATACATCTTGGGAATTGGTCATCAATTAAAATATCACAAAATTTGTTTCAAGCAAAACATATTTATTCTATTCAACTCAATAATGAgagtattttaaatgttgaaaatacaGATGCCcgaacatttttaaatgttagtgTGTATATTTTAGATCCCTGGTATATTGCTCAACCTGGATTAATTAGAAAAGTTGTAATAACAAATGAATATCCTG tgTCTTGGGTACAGTGGAGTCCATGGTCAGTTTGCAATAGTTCTTTAGGAATAATAAATAGAAGTAGAGGatgtaatatttcaaatactATGAAATGGTGTTGTGGTGACAACTATGaagaaaaacaatgtttta caTTTTGGTCCCAATGGAGCAGTTGGTCAATTTGTAATGGTACCTATAGATTTTCAAACAGAATAAGAGAGTGTAACGTTTCAAATGCAGGAGACTGGTGTCAAGGTATTGGCTCCGAAGAAATAGAATgctttg ctTTTTGGACACAATGGAGCACTTGGTCAAACTGTAATGACTCCTATGGATTTATGAACAGGACAAGAGCTTGTAATGCTTCCAATACTATGGAGTGGTGTCTTGGTAACAACTTTGAACTGGTAGAGTGCTTTG CCTTTTGGACCGAATGGAGCAATTGGTCAAGCTGCAATGGTTCTTATGGATATATAAACAGAACAAGGGAGTGTAATGCTTCAAATCATATAGATAAATGTTTTGGCAAAACTTGCGAAGTAATGGATTGCTTTG ttttttggacACAATGGAGTAATTGGACTTCATGTAATAGCTCTAATGGACTTATAAACAGAACAAGGGAGTGTCTTGTTTCAAATACCAGTAATTGGTGTGATGGTGAAATGTTGCAAGTAACAGAATGCTCTG aaatgtgGTCATCATGGAGTGAGTGTTCTGTAACATGTGGAAGGGGTAATAAAACGAGCTATTTATTAAAAGGGAAAGAAAGAGTTGAGTCTTGTGGAACATATAACTGCCCAG TGATTGGGGTGTGGAGTAATTGGAAAAATCTTGATTGCTCAAAGACATGTGGTGGTGGAATAAAAACCTTCAGCAGAACTTGTGATAGTCCTTATCCTGCCTATGGTGGTCAAAGTTGTATGGGTACTAGTAATTACACAGAAGATTGTCATAGTGATATAATTTGCCCAG tAAATGGATATTGGTCAGCATGGTCATCTTGGTCATTGTGTACTCAACCATGTGATGGGGGTGTAATTTCTCGATTTCGAAGCTGTAATAATCCTAAACCAAATTATCGGGGTCTGCCTTGCTATGGGAACACTATTGACACAGTTAATTGTTCTTGGATAAGTTGCACgc ttgtgAATATGAACTTGGTCAGTTTTTTCACGGATGAAAACTATATTGAGCAATATTCTGACTCAACAAGTGATCCTTctaatgaacttaaaaaaagaattcaaaaagcA ATTTCTAATCTTTACAATCAATACAAAAAGAATGGTGGTTTTATTATTGCATTGAATTCTATGAG
- the LOC136080676 gene encoding A disintegrin and metalloproteinase with thrombospondin motifs adt-1-like isoform X1, with product MKNLVAFFILVDITIGSCQVFNITVCEGSSKIIACPKSSIIKIETAMYGCLSTQKCPNNSESNLVFLKSSNIAYIIQELCDGNSSCFIQSNNNSSGGDPCPGIKKYMSIKYMCYPEAECDAFLQEKDTFIKNGSLVAVLKTISKVYYVSFEIKPTEFYINYTSVIHITTGNNTLNYGSRNPAVFFLKNGNGSVHVCSALNSSINVCKNTSPIHLGNWSSIKISQNLFQAKHIYSIQLNNESILNVENTDARTFLNVSVYILDPWYIAQPGLIRKVVITNEYPVSWVQWSPWSVCNSSLGIINRSRGCNISNTMKWCCGDNYEEKQCFKFWTQWSSWSHCNDSFGFIQRTRDCNVSNDLGWCYGNNSEVMECFSFWSQWSSWSICNGTYRFSNRIRECNVSNAGDWCQGIGSEEIECFAFWTQWSTWSNCNDSYGFMNRTRACNASNTMEWCLGNNFELVECFAFWTEWSNWSSCNGSYGYINRTRECNASNHIDKCFGKTCEVMDCFVFWTQWSNWTSCNSSNGLINRTRECLVSNTSNWCDGEMLQVTECSEMWSSWSECSVTCGRGNKTSYLLKGKERVESCGTYNCPVIGVWSNWKNLDCSKTCGGGIKTFSRTCDSPYPAYGGQSCMGTSNYTEDCHSDIICPVNGYWSAWSSWSLCTQPCDGGVISRFRSCNNPKPNYRGLPCYGNTIDTVNCSWISCTLVNMNLVSFFTDENYIEQYSDSTSDPSNELKKRIQKAISNLYNQYKKNGGFIIALNSMRNDDGSNP from the exons TCACAGTATGCGAAGGATCTTCAAAAATAATAGCCTGTCCAAAAagttctataataaaaattgaaactgcAATGTATGGTTGTCTGAGCACTCAAAAATGTCCAAACAATAGTGAATcgaatttggtttttttaaagtcatcaaACATTGCTTATATAATTCAAGAGTTGTGTGATGGAAATAGCAGTTGTTTTATTCAATCTAACAATAACAGTTCTGGTGGTGATCCTTGTCCGGgcattaaaaagtatatgtCTATCAAGTATATGTGTTATCCAGAAGCTGAATGTG aTGCATTCTTACAGGAAAaagatacttttattaaaaatggaaGTTTGGTTGCAgtgttaaaaacaattagtaAAGTATACTATGTGTCTTTTGAAATAAAGCCTACTGAGTTTTATATCAATTATACAAGTGTCATTCATATAACTACTGGAAACAATACTTTGAATTATGGGAGTCGCAACCCAGccgtattttttttaaagaatggaAATGGAAGTGTTCATGTTTGTTCTGCTTTAAACAGCAGTATAAATGTATGCAAAAACACAAGTCCAATACATCTTGGGAATTGGTCATCAATTAAAATATCACAAAATTTGTTTCAAGCAAAACATATTTATTCTATTCAACTCAATAATGAgagtattttaaatgttgaaaatacaGATGCCcgaacatttttaaatgttagtgTGTATATTTTAGATCCCTGGTATATTGCTCAACCTGGATTAATTAGAAAAGTTGTAATAACAAATGAATATCCTG tgTCTTGGGTACAGTGGAGTCCATGGTCAGTTTGCAATAGTTCTTTAGGAATAATAAATAGAAGTAGAGGatgtaatatttcaaatactATGAAATGGTGTTGTGGTGACAACTATGaagaaaaacaatgtttta AATTTTGGACACAATGGAGCAGTTGGTCACACTGTAATGATTCTTTTGGATTTATACAAAGAACGAGAGATTGCAATGTTTCAAATGATTTAGGCTGGTGTTATGGTAATAACTCTGAAGTCATGGAGTGCTTTT caTTTTGGTCCCAATGGAGCAGTTGGTCAATTTGTAATGGTACCTATAGATTTTCAAACAGAATAAGAGAGTGTAACGTTTCAAATGCAGGAGACTGGTGTCAAGGTATTGGCTCCGAAGAAATAGAATgctttg ctTTTTGGACACAATGGAGCACTTGGTCAAACTGTAATGACTCCTATGGATTTATGAACAGGACAAGAGCTTGTAATGCTTCCAATACTATGGAGTGGTGTCTTGGTAACAACTTTGAACTGGTAGAGTGCTTTG CCTTTTGGACCGAATGGAGCAATTGGTCAAGCTGCAATGGTTCTTATGGATATATAAACAGAACAAGGGAGTGTAATGCTTCAAATCATATAGATAAATGTTTTGGCAAAACTTGCGAAGTAATGGATTGCTTTG ttttttggacACAATGGAGTAATTGGACTTCATGTAATAGCTCTAATGGACTTATAAACAGAACAAGGGAGTGTCTTGTTTCAAATACCAGTAATTGGTGTGATGGTGAAATGTTGCAAGTAACAGAATGCTCTG aaatgtgGTCATCATGGAGTGAGTGTTCTGTAACATGTGGAAGGGGTAATAAAACGAGCTATTTATTAAAAGGGAAAGAAAGAGTTGAGTCTTGTGGAACATATAACTGCCCAG TGATTGGGGTGTGGAGTAATTGGAAAAATCTTGATTGCTCAAAGACATGTGGTGGTGGAATAAAAACCTTCAGCAGAACTTGTGATAGTCCTTATCCTGCCTATGGTGGTCAAAGTTGTATGGGTACTAGTAATTACACAGAAGATTGTCATAGTGATATAATTTGCCCAG tAAATGGATATTGGTCAGCATGGTCATCTTGGTCATTGTGTACTCAACCATGTGATGGGGGTGTAATTTCTCGATTTCGAAGCTGTAATAATCCTAAACCAAATTATCGGGGTCTGCCTTGCTATGGGAACACTATTGACACAGTTAATTGTTCTTGGATAAGTTGCACgc ttgtgAATATGAACTTGGTCAGTTTTTTCACGGATGAAAACTATATTGAGCAATATTCTGACTCAACAAGTGATCCTTctaatgaacttaaaaaaagaattcaaaaagcA ATTTCTAATCTTTACAATCAATACAAAAAGAATGGTGGTTTTATTATTGCATTGAATTCTATGAG
- the LOC136080676 gene encoding A disintegrin and metalloproteinase with thrombospondin motifs adt-1-like isoform X11 encodes MLQVDITIGSCQVFNNAFLQEKDTFIKNGSLVAVLKTISKVYYVSFEIKPTEFYINYTSVIHITTGNNTLNYGSRNPAVFFLKNGNGSVHVCSALNSSINVCKNTSPIHLGNWSSIKISQNLFQAKHIYSIQLNNESILNVENTDARTFLNVSVYILDPWYIAQPGLIRKVVITNEYPVSWVQWSPWSVCNSSLGIINRSRGCNISNTMKWCCGDNYEEKQCFKFWTQWSSWSHCNDSFGFIQRTRDCNVSNDLGWCYGNNSEVMECFSFWSQWSSWSICNGTYRFSNRIRECNVSNAGDWCQGIGSEEIECFAFWTQWSTWSNCNDSYGFMNRTRACNASNTMEWCLGNNFELVECFAFWTEWSNWSSCNGSYGYINRTRECNASNHIDKCFGKTCEVMDCFVFWTQWSNWTSCNSSNGLINRTRECLVSNTSNWCDGEMLQVTECSEMWSSWSECSVTCGRGNKTSYLLKGKERVESCGTYNCPVIGVWSNWKNLDCSKTCGGGIKTFSRTCDSPYPAYGGQSCMGTSNYTEDCHSDIICPVNGYWSAWSSWSLCTQPCDGGVISRFRSCNNPKPNYRGLPCYGNTIDTVNCSWISCTLVNMNLVSFFTDENYIEQYSDSTSDPSNELKKRIQKAISNLYNQYKKNGGFIIALNSMRNDDGSNP; translated from the exons aTGCATTCTTACAGGAAAaagatacttttattaaaaatggaaGTTTGGTTGCAgtgttaaaaacaattagtaAAGTATACTATGTGTCTTTTGAAATAAAGCCTACTGAGTTTTATATCAATTATACAAGTGTCATTCATATAACTACTGGAAACAATACTTTGAATTATGGGAGTCGCAACCCAGccgtattttttttaaagaatggaAATGGAAGTGTTCATGTTTGTTCTGCTTTAAACAGCAGTATAAATGTATGCAAAAACACAAGTCCAATACATCTTGGGAATTGGTCATCAATTAAAATATCACAAAATTTGTTTCAAGCAAAACATATTTATTCTATTCAACTCAATAATGAgagtattttaaatgttgaaaatacaGATGCCcgaacatttttaaatgttagtgTGTATATTTTAGATCCCTGGTATATTGCTCAACCTGGATTAATTAGAAAAGTTGTAATAACAAATGAATATCCTG tgTCTTGGGTACAGTGGAGTCCATGGTCAGTTTGCAATAGTTCTTTAGGAATAATAAATAGAAGTAGAGGatgtaatatttcaaatactATGAAATGGTGTTGTGGTGACAACTATGaagaaaaacaatgtttta AATTTTGGACACAATGGAGCAGTTGGTCACACTGTAATGATTCTTTTGGATTTATACAAAGAACGAGAGATTGCAATGTTTCAAATGATTTAGGCTGGTGTTATGGTAATAACTCTGAAGTCATGGAGTGCTTTT caTTTTGGTCCCAATGGAGCAGTTGGTCAATTTGTAATGGTACCTATAGATTTTCAAACAGAATAAGAGAGTGTAACGTTTCAAATGCAGGAGACTGGTGTCAAGGTATTGGCTCCGAAGAAATAGAATgctttg ctTTTTGGACACAATGGAGCACTTGGTCAAACTGTAATGACTCCTATGGATTTATGAACAGGACAAGAGCTTGTAATGCTTCCAATACTATGGAGTGGTGTCTTGGTAACAACTTTGAACTGGTAGAGTGCTTTG CCTTTTGGACCGAATGGAGCAATTGGTCAAGCTGCAATGGTTCTTATGGATATATAAACAGAACAAGGGAGTGTAATGCTTCAAATCATATAGATAAATGTTTTGGCAAAACTTGCGAAGTAATGGATTGCTTTG ttttttggacACAATGGAGTAATTGGACTTCATGTAATAGCTCTAATGGACTTATAAACAGAACAAGGGAGTGTCTTGTTTCAAATACCAGTAATTGGTGTGATGGTGAAATGTTGCAAGTAACAGAATGCTCTG aaatgtgGTCATCATGGAGTGAGTGTTCTGTAACATGTGGAAGGGGTAATAAAACGAGCTATTTATTAAAAGGGAAAGAAAGAGTTGAGTCTTGTGGAACATATAACTGCCCAG TGATTGGGGTGTGGAGTAATTGGAAAAATCTTGATTGCTCAAAGACATGTGGTGGTGGAATAAAAACCTTCAGCAGAACTTGTGATAGTCCTTATCCTGCCTATGGTGGTCAAAGTTGTATGGGTACTAGTAATTACACAGAAGATTGTCATAGTGATATAATTTGCCCAG tAAATGGATATTGGTCAGCATGGTCATCTTGGTCATTGTGTACTCAACCATGTGATGGGGGTGTAATTTCTCGATTTCGAAGCTGTAATAATCCTAAACCAAATTATCGGGGTCTGCCTTGCTATGGGAACACTATTGACACAGTTAATTGTTCTTGGATAAGTTGCACgc ttgtgAATATGAACTTGGTCAGTTTTTTCACGGATGAAAACTATATTGAGCAATATTCTGACTCAACAAGTGATCCTTctaatgaacttaaaaaaagaattcaaaaagcA ATTTCTAATCTTTACAATCAATACAAAAAGAATGGTGGTTTTATTATTGCATTGAATTCTATGAG